In Nitrospirota bacterium, the DNA window CTGGATTATTCTCCCCTGTTTTGCGGTACAATTACTCTTAGTCATGGTGTTCCTCCTCTGGTTTTTGTTTTTGTGCAAAATTACATTACCAGATTCGAGGTCACCATGACCCTATTTGTGCGAAAAATATTGTACGTTATCAATAAGAGAACTCATGCGTCAGCCGGAGCTGAGTAAGAAGAAGACCGGGTTTATGAGGGAATGAAAATAGCGTGATAGCTCGCAAGTGTGAAAGTGTGCTTTAATTGTAATAGCAATTAGTGTCTACGATTCATAGAGTTGCCTGAAGAACGTAGACCTGACACACCCCTCTTACTATGTGGGAATATAACGTCTTTCTACTCCGTTGATGTATCGTCCATTTGGCAACTCAAGAATAAGCGCAATATTCTGTCTCCGCACCGCACGTCTGAAAGCTCGTACTTGTTTATCTGTCCAGCCTTTGTGAATATAATACTCTTCTTCATCTTGGCTCTTAGCATTTGGCCTATAATTATCAGAGGTGCTATTTAATGGTCTGAATCGGCAATCTATAACTCTGACTTTCCATCTTCGGCATGCATCAAGTTTTGCTCTCATTTCTTCATAGGATAGATCATGATTAAAGAGCATAAAGATAAATATGTCATCCGCATGAAATCTTGCATCCCTTAAGACTTGTATCTGCGCTTTAATTTTTGGCCACTGCGAATAAGGCCCGTCCCATGCGATACGCGGATGTTGAAACCGCGCTTTCTTTAGGTAAGAAGCAATTTCGGGGTCTTTAACTAATATTCGCCCATCCAACCCGCTTTGACTTTCACAGTGTATTCTGCTCTGATCGGGGAATTTATATTCAGCAATTTCAGAAAGGATGTCTTTTATATGCGGATTTGCAATTAGATTATTATCATAAAAAACAATTTTATTCTTTCTTATTTCATCTTTGATGCTTTTTTTGTAGGTAACATCCGGCTCGATTTTCCATGTTCCGCAAAAATTACATTTTCTGAAACAGCCTCTCGAACCGTGGACTATCTGATAATCTACATCCACTAAGTCGTAAGCGGGCTCAAAATCTTCAGCTATTCCTTTTTTATAGAGGCCCGTTTTTACATCATCACTCCCTGATGCTTTAGCATGTTCAGGCATAAGAGACGCATAAATCCCCCCAACTTCCATTCGTGCGCTGGGGTAAAGCTTTTTATAATACTGGACGCTTTCCCAGACTTGTTTTGACCAGTATGTGAAAAGAGAGGTTACCTTTATTTCGTCAGGGCGTTTGTTTGCTTGAAAGTTACCGCGATGCAATTCTACTCTGTCTCCAAGGTTTCTATGATAGGCTGCAATCTTCAAAAGACCGATGGGCAGAAAATTGCAATGGTTCTTGCTTTTTGCAGGAATGGGAAAGTTAGGTTCAACTAATAAAATATTCATTTTCCCTCTTCAAATAATACTATTATACACTCGGAATATTTAAAGTTGGTGCCTGTTGTTTCCTGACAAACACTCTCCCTTTTGAGGATTCTTTAAGATTAAGATTAATTACATCAAATACTGTCTGCTGGCTTACCTCTTTTGTTGGAGCTATCCCTCCAGACACTAATTTAAAAGCAAAATGGATCATTGGGCTATTATTAAATCCCAAATAAAAAATCGGGGGATAAGCATGGACATTGAAGCCTCTCTCTTCAGCCATTGTTTTTATTAAATATGGCGTAAAAAGTTTATATCGATACATTTCTTCTGTACTATCAGATCTATACCAATCGATGACTCTTCTTACAGCAGTCTTTGCTTTCTCATCACGCAAATAGTATCCTGACAACTCTTTCTCTAATTTCTGCAAGAACTCATCAATACTATGTCTACAATAATTTCTCTCCCGAATATTGAAAGTTAACAATAATAAAAAATGATTGCCTCTTTGTTTCTCTATTAAAGCAGTTATTGCTTTAATGCG includes these proteins:
- a CDS encoding Fe-S oxidoreductase, with protein sequence MNILLVEPNFPIPAKSKNHCNFLPIGLLKIAAYHRNLGDRVELHRGNFQANKRPDEIKVTSLFTYWSKQVWESVQYYKKLYPSARMEVGGIYASLMPEHAKASGSDDVKTGLYKKGIAEDFEPAYDLVDVDYQIVHGSRGCFRKCNFCGTWKIEPDVTYKKSIKDEIRKNKIVFYDNNLIANPHIKDILSEIAEYKFPDQSRIHCESQSGLDGRILVKDPEIASYLKKARFQHPRIAWDGPYSQWPKIKAQIQVLRDARFHADDIFIFMLFNHDLSYEEMRAKLDACRRWKVRVIDCRFRPLNSTSDNYRPNAKSQDEEEYYIHKGWTDKQVRAFRRAVRRQNIALILELPNGRYINGVERRYIPT